The Gammaproteobacteria bacterium genome window below encodes:
- a CDS encoding TolC family outer membrane protein: MKLFRLTVLILVGLLSSPAHSADLLEVYKLALQSDPLLREADAVKLAAMEARPQARSALLPQLGFNATRTDQGSDGTSAQFGADGFFEIPINNDDDQTSLSVQLTQTLFRWDQWLSLRQADKIVAQAEVDYSSAQQSLMLRVATRYFDVLAARDGLESAQADKEAIARQLEQSETRFEVGLIAITDVQESRAAFDQAVAAEILAKRVLRTARENLRELTGAIVQDLENPDTSLPLVKPDPASEDAWVERALEQNLSLVSSRLGVQIAKDAVGVQRADHLPTLDLVVNKNEFDSDGSRLNLMAGGLDDIASDISSDSVQLQLNIPIYSGGRTSSLVRQRVFEHRAARERLERVARETERETRDAYLSVESDISTIRAFEQALASAETALQATEAGFEVGTRTTVDVLNARRDLLSARTNLERSRYDYIINLIRLKQAAGILSNADLAQVNGWLN; encoded by the coding sequence ATGAAATTATTCCGGCTCACTGTATTGATCCTCGTTGGCCTGCTGAGCTCTCCAGCCCACAGCGCCGACCTGCTGGAAGTCTACAAGCTGGCTCTGCAAAGCGACCCGCTGTTGCGCGAGGCCGATGCGGTAAAACTGGCCGCAATGGAGGCACGGCCGCAGGCACGCTCGGCCCTGTTGCCACAACTCGGCTTCAATGCCACCCGGACTGACCAGGGATCGGACGGAACCAGCGCCCAGTTTGGCGCCGACGGTTTTTTCGAGATCCCGATCAACAACGACGACGACCAGACTTCGCTTTCCGTTCAGCTGACCCAGACGCTGTTTCGCTGGGACCAGTGGCTGAGCCTGCGCCAGGCCGACAAGATCGTCGCCCAGGCGGAAGTGGATTACAGCAGCGCGCAGCAAAGCCTGATGCTGCGGGTGGCAACGCGCTACTTCGACGTGCTGGCTGCGCGCGACGGGCTCGAATCGGCCCAGGCCGACAAGGAAGCCATAGCGCGACAGCTCGAGCAGTCCGAGACGCGCTTTGAAGTCGGCCTTATCGCAATTACCGACGTACAGGAGTCACGCGCTGCTTTCGATCAGGCCGTGGCCGCGGAAATACTTGCCAAACGTGTGTTGCGCACGGCACGGGAAAACCTCCGTGAGCTGACCGGCGCCATAGTGCAGGATCTGGAAAACCCCGATACCTCACTGCCGTTGGTCAAGCCGGACCCTGCCAGCGAAGATGCCTGGGTCGAACGCGCTCTGGAGCAGAACCTGTCATTGGTTTCCAGTCGTCTTGGTGTACAAATTGCCAAGGATGCGGTTGGCGTGCAGCGCGCTGACCATCTGCCAACCCTGGACCTGGTCGTCAACAAAAATGAATTCGATTCGGACGGCAGCCGGCTCAATCTCATGGCGGGCGGCCTCGACGACATTGCCAGCGATATTTCCAGCGACTCAGTACAGCTGCAGCTGAACATTCCGATCTATAGCGGTGGCCGCACCTCGTCACTCGTGCGCCAGCGCGTGTTCGAGCACCGTGCAGCTCGCGAACGACTGGAACGCGTCGCACGCGAAACCGAGCGCGAGACTCGCGATGCTTACCTCAGTGTTGAATCGGATATTTCAACGATTCGGGCATTCGAGCAGGCGCTGGCTTCGGCGGAAACTGCCCTGCAGGCCACTGAAGCCGGCTTCGAAGTGGGCACACGGACGACGGTAGACGTACTCAATGCGCGCCGCGACCTGCTGTCTGCCCGCACCAACCTCGAGCGCAGTCGTTACGACTACATCATCAACCTGATTCGCCTCAAGCAGGCTGCTGGTATTCTGAGCAATGCTGACCTGGCCCAGGTCAACGGCTGGCTCAACTAG
- a CDS encoding 3-deoxy-D-manno-octulosonic acid transferase has product MPRLAYVLLSYLLAPFVAGFLFVRGFRNPAYWERFGERFGFSSSGPGRPSIWVHAVSVGEVQAAVPLVRQLMHNYPDIPLVITTVTPTGAGRVRDIFGDSVCHLYAPYDLPGAVRRFFDRAIPQLAIIIETELWPNLYHECGQRNVPLVLASARISPLSVSKYRRFVSLFREALSHGIVIAAQSDSDAERFRTLGANPARTHVTGNIKFDFEPAGDLQSRGTALRNEHAAGRPVWVAGSTHEGEEEQVLEALQIVRQKFPDLLLMLVPRHPERFNAVATLLQERGWSVVKRSSGDRCSPTTDVFLVDTLGELTMIYAASDFAFVGGSLVPVGGHNLLEPAALGRPILIGPHTFNAEDIAEMFIDADAAMRVNDAHDLAFHLERWLGDAEIPAAYGSRGLLLLQQNRGALQRLLSLIDPLLPRRPAS; this is encoded by the coding sequence TTGCCGCGTCTCGCTTACGTATTGCTGTCGTACCTGCTGGCACCTTTCGTTGCCGGCTTTCTTTTCGTTCGCGGTTTTCGCAATCCGGCCTACTGGGAGCGATTCGGCGAGCGTTTCGGATTTTCCAGCAGCGGGCCGGGCCGGCCAAGCATCTGGGTGCATGCGGTCTCGGTAGGCGAAGTGCAGGCTGCGGTGCCGCTGGTGCGCCAGCTGATGCACAACTACCCGGATATCCCGCTGGTCATCACTACAGTAACGCCGACCGGCGCCGGGCGGGTGCGCGATATTTTTGGTGACAGCGTCTGCCACCTGTATGCCCCGTATGACTTGCCGGGAGCGGTGCGCCGGTTTTTCGATCGCGCAATACCGCAGCTGGCAATTATTATTGAAACCGAGCTATGGCCGAATCTGTACCACGAGTGCGGTCAACGCAATGTGCCGCTGGTGCTGGCCAGCGCTCGCATCTCACCATTGTCCGTTTCCAAGTACCGGCGTTTCGTCAGCCTGTTTCGCGAGGCGTTGTCGCATGGCATTGTCATCGCCGCGCAAAGCGACAGCGATGCTGAAAGATTTCGCACGCTCGGCGCAAACCCTGCTCGAACTCACGTAACCGGCAACATAAAGTTTGACTTCGAGCCGGCCGGTGACCTGCAGAGCCGCGGCACGGCGCTGCGCAATGAGCATGCAGCCGGCCGGCCGGTGTGGGTTGCCGGAAGTACCCACGAGGGTGAAGAGGAGCAGGTGCTCGAAGCGCTGCAGATCGTGCGGCAGAAGTTTCCTGATTTATTGCTGATGCTGGTGCCACGCCACCCGGAGCGGTTCAACGCGGTGGCGACGCTGCTGCAGGAACGCGGCTGGAGCGTGGTCAAACGCAGCAGTGGCGACCGCTGCTCGCCGACCACAGATGTTTTCCTGGTCGACACGCTCGGCGAGTTGACCATGATTTATGCAGCGTCTGATTTCGCTTTTGTCGGCGGCAGCCTGGTGCCTGTGGGCGGGCACAACCTGCTGGAGCCGGCAGCGCTTGGCCGCCCGATCCTGATAGGTCCGCACACCTTCAATGCCGAGGACATCGCCGAAATGTTTATCGACGCTGACGCGGCGATGCGTGTCAACGATGCGCATGACCTGGCGTTTCACCTGGAGCGCTGGCTCGGAGATGCCGAAATTCCTGCAGCCTATGGCAGCCGCGGATTGCTACTGTTACAGCAGAATCGCGGCGCGTTACAGCGATTGCTGTCGCTTATCGACCCGTTATTGCCACGACGGCCGGCTAGTTGA
- a CDS encoding protein-L-isoaspartate O-methyltransferase, whose protein sequence is MDIQHAREQMIEQQVRGWEVLDPRVLEVMSAVPRENFVPPGYRRLAFADIMVPLPAGQVMMKPNVEGRMLQALSVEDGDTALDIGTGSGFSSACLAALGARVTSIDIHAELLEHATTIHSELGITGVRTEVADAAELSASDKYDVIAVTGSTPVYVKRFAEALRAGGRLFVIVGEAPVMEALLITRTGPDTWLRESLFETVLPALHGFNAPARFDF, encoded by the coding sequence ATGGATATTCAGCACGCCCGTGAGCAGATGATCGAACAGCAGGTTCGCGGCTGGGAAGTGCTCGACCCGCGCGTCCTGGAGGTAATGTCGGCGGTACCACGCGAAAATTTTGTGCCCCCGGGTTATCGCCGACTGGCATTCGCCGACATCATGGTCCCGCTGCCTGCCGGACAGGTAATGATGAAACCCAATGTCGAGGGCCGCATGCTGCAGGCCCTGTCAGTCGAAGACGGCGATACAGCACTCGACATCGGCACTGGCAGCGGTTTTTCATCGGCATGCCTCGCGGCGCTGGGCGCCCGCGTGACCAGCATCGATATCCACGCGGAACTGCTCGAGCATGCCACCACGATCCATAGCGAGCTTGGCATCACCGGTGTGCGTACCGAAGTGGCAGACGCCGCGGAGCTCAGTGCCAGTGACAAGTACGATGTCATCGCGGTTACCGGCTCCACGCCGGTCTACGTGAAACGCTTTGCCGAGGCGCTGCGGGCAGGTGGACGGCTTTTTGTCATCGTCGGCGAGGCGCCGGTCATGGAGGCACTGCTGATCACCCGCACCGGCCCGGACACCTGGCTGCGCGAGAGCCTGTTCGAGACCGTCCTGCCTGCTTTGCATGGCTTCAACGCGCCGGCGCGGTTCGATTTCTGA